In Mesorhizobium shangrilense, the following proteins share a genomic window:
- a CDS encoding helix-turn-helix domain-containing protein, with protein sequence MGDFLAENLRLLCSGYRSVSEACRAMDFNRQQFARYLAGTSRPSNHNLQRIARGLGIRIDDLLNTKQVHNPNPAPHELPFRNSVARMIDRAFPGDLQKMRQLLGYYHMHFLVPYTAGYVTRSLTHIYESQGKILSRTIERSSGSAEAVPHLSKYTGLVSYLGNCIFIMEFETLSGDSLVESMLFPSYRKRLDVLTGLTFGVTSQVHREPFASPIALKYLGHVINLKEQMRSCGSYPIEDRRIDPRIRRYLQSGRFTGTLSSSPA encoded by the coding sequence ATGGGCGATTTTCTGGCGGAAAATTTGCGGCTTCTTTGTTCAGGATACCGGTCCGTCTCGGAAGCGTGCCGGGCGATGGACTTCAATCGCCAGCAATTCGCCCGCTATCTGGCCGGCACATCGCGGCCTTCGAACCATAACCTTCAGCGCATCGCGCGCGGACTGGGAATACGCATCGACGATCTGCTGAACACGAAGCAGGTACACAATCCAAATCCCGCGCCCCATGAACTGCCGTTTCGCAATTCCGTCGCCCGCATGATCGACAGAGCGTTTCCTGGCGACCTGCAGAAAATGCGGCAGCTCTTGGGCTACTACCACATGCACTTTCTGGTGCCGTATACCGCTGGATATGTGACGAGGTCGCTGACGCATATTTATGAAAGCCAAGGCAAGATATTGAGCCGGACGATAGAGAGGTCGTCCGGTTCCGCCGAAGCCGTGCCGCATCTGTCGAAGTACACAGGACTCGTGAGTTACCTCGGAAACTGCATCTTCATAATGGAGTTTGAGACCCTTTCAGGGGACTCGCTCGTCGAGTCGATGCTGTTCCCGTCCTACCGGAAAAGGCTCGATGTCCTAACCGGACTGACCTTCGGAGTGACCTCCCAGGTGCATCGGGAACCTTTTGCGTCGCCGATCGCATTAAAATATCTGGGGCATGTGATCAATTTGAAGGAGCAGATGCGATCTTGTGGATCCTACCCGATAGAAGACCGAAGGATAGATCCCAGAATTCGGCGCTATCTTCAATCTGGAAGATTCACCGGCACCTTAAGCTCCAGTCCCGCTTGA
- a CDS encoding ABC transporter substrate-binding protein produces the protein MAHAPASSLSLSRRRLLQFSAAAGLTSLFKTSAYAEAPKRGGRMILGSMHGSTTDSTDPALLTNAFQWYLAFAFTSTLTEILPDGTIGPALAERWDSTDAKVWKFKLRDGVTFHDGRPMSVADVIASINHHRAPDSTSFVKPLADQMVDVSGDGKNGVVISLKAANADLPANLNTPAFTIYPAAGEKIDWQSRNGTGGYILREYEPGVRAYLERNPRYWRNDRAFADEVEMLCIGDATARMNALVSGEVHAVDEVDLKTVALLQKQPNITIDETPGPLQYSFPMRTDVAPFDNVDVRLALKYSINRQEMLDKILLGHGSLGNDTPIGPSYTFHANIEQIAYDPDKAKFHLKKAGLQKLSVDLHTAEAAFPGATDAAVLYAEQARASGIEINVVREPDDGYWDNIWLKKPFCAAYWDGFPMTSEMFAVGYSPGAAWNDTYWTNQRFEYLRVAAAAEMDANKRRDMYTEMQKIVRDDGGALIFAYASYVMARGPSIGHGPLSTTNRFDGARIAERWWLV, from the coding sequence ATGGCACATGCCCCGGCTTCATCGCTCTCACTAAGCCGACGGCGACTGCTGCAGTTTTCCGCGGCTGCCGGATTGACGAGCCTCTTCAAAACCAGCGCCTACGCTGAAGCCCCCAAACGCGGCGGGCGCATGATCCTCGGCTCGATGCACGGGTCGACGACCGATTCGACCGATCCGGCGCTGCTTACCAACGCCTTTCAATGGTACCTGGCCTTCGCATTCACCAGCACGCTGACCGAGATACTGCCGGACGGAACGATTGGTCCAGCACTGGCCGAAAGATGGGACAGCACCGACGCCAAGGTCTGGAAATTCAAGTTGCGTGACGGGGTTACCTTTCATGATGGACGACCGATGTCAGTCGCCGATGTCATCGCCTCGATCAATCACCACCGAGCGCCCGACTCGACATCTTTCGTCAAGCCGCTGGCCGACCAGATGGTCGACGTCAGCGGGGACGGCAAAAATGGCGTCGTAATATCGCTCAAGGCGGCGAATGCCGACCTCCCGGCCAACCTGAACACTCCCGCCTTCACCATCTACCCCGCGGCCGGTGAAAAGATCGACTGGCAATCGCGAAATGGGACGGGTGGCTACATATTGCGCGAATACGAGCCGGGAGTTCGGGCATATCTGGAGCGCAACCCGAGATACTGGCGAAACGACCGTGCCTTTGCCGACGAAGTCGAAATGCTTTGCATCGGCGACGCCACCGCTCGAATGAACGCGCTGGTCTCGGGTGAGGTTCATGCAGTGGACGAGGTGGATCTGAAAACCGTCGCCCTCCTGCAGAAGCAGCCGAACATCACTATCGATGAGACTCCTGGCCCACTGCAATATTCATTTCCGATGCGGACCGACGTCGCTCCTTTCGACAATGTCGATGTTCGCCTCGCATTGAAATATTCGATCAACCGGCAGGAGATGCTGGACAAAATTTTGCTGGGGCATGGGAGCCTCGGCAACGATACCCCGATTGGGCCTTCCTATACTTTTCACGCTAACATCGAGCAGATTGCCTATGACCCCGACAAGGCCAAGTTCCACCTGAAGAAGGCCGGCCTTCAGAAGCTGAGCGTCGACCTTCATACCGCCGAGGCAGCGTTCCCCGGTGCCACCGACGCGGCAGTCCTCTATGCCGAGCAGGCTCGCGCGTCCGGAATAGAAATCAACGTGGTGCGCGAACCGGACGATGGGTATTGGGACAACATCTGGCTGAAGAAGCCGTTCTGCGCGGCGTACTGGGATGGATTCCCGATGACCAGTGAGATGTTCGCGGTGGGTTACTCGCCTGGAGCAGCCTGGAACGACACGTACTGGACGAACCAACGCTTCGAATATCTCCGCGTTGCGGCAGCGGCCGAAATGGACGCGAACAAGCGCCGAGACATGTATACGGAGATGCAGAAGATCGTTCGGGACGACGGCGGAGCGCTGATATTTGCCTATGCGAGCTATGTCATGGCTCGCGGGCCATCGATCGGGCACGGGCCGTTATCAACGACCAATCGCTTCGACGGTGCTCGCATTGCGGAGCGCTGGTGGCTGGTATGA
- a CDS encoding C69 family dipeptidase yields MSYGIYIGKSLTADGIAYLGGYGDEPSSHWLEILKPEAHQSGTLIKVGVTPDADMPGLITDIPQVKETAGHIRVSYSYYKGTPAPLTNGGLNEYGVAVRDIWSPSRPELIAMTPQNQTGPNYSDLSRIVLERARTAREGVELVGHLIAQHGHTTYGGNSHIIADSDEAWVVIQFAGGQGLWIAERLDDHSIRVSRPGYIGDVPVGEPSGRDYLYSTNLISFAVSRGWYDPSRSQPFNVNAVYGDGKGRWAGVLWMEEEMARRAAGWEKIKIQDVMWAVRTERLTGDAAGYGQVVPLVRTDHNQLRLLWHTQVGAVAAPFVPVFMGVTSIPEEFRMHRYLTDREAARCYDTREINRRNEISAVPQGIESTRSATQVFKRLQNLMFANSQSFLPEVKELWEAYETDLLQASALVIASARELLRADRTDLAEHYLTYFSCNELVKALEVAESLAKSLEVRTRFLFGISSDATPVGPAQIW; encoded by the coding sequence GTGAGTTATGGCATCTACATAGGCAAGTCTCTGACGGCCGATGGGATCGCGTATCTGGGCGGATACGGCGATGAGCCTTCCAGCCACTGGCTTGAGATCCTGAAGCCAGAGGCTCATCAAAGCGGAACGCTCATCAAAGTCGGCGTCACGCCCGACGCTGATATGCCGGGTTTGATCACGGATATACCTCAGGTCAAGGAGACGGCTGGGCACATCCGCGTCAGCTATAGTTATTACAAGGGAACGCCAGCGCCCCTGACCAATGGGGGACTGAACGAATACGGAGTGGCGGTGCGGGATATCTGGTCTCCATCGAGGCCGGAACTCATCGCGATGACGCCCCAAAACCAGACCGGGCCCAACTACAGCGACCTCTCCCGCATCGTCCTGGAGAGGGCAAGAACGGCCCGAGAAGGGGTCGAACTGGTGGGCCATCTCATCGCCCAGCATGGCCACACCACCTATGGCGGCAATTCGCATATCATCGCGGACTCTGACGAGGCGTGGGTCGTCATTCAATTTGCAGGCGGACAGGGACTTTGGATCGCCGAGCGACTAGACGACCATAGCATTCGCGTTTCCAGGCCCGGCTATATTGGAGACGTGCCGGTCGGCGAGCCGTCAGGCCGCGATTATCTCTACTCCACCAATCTGATCAGCTTCGCAGTGTCGAGGGGCTGGTATGATCCGTCCCGCTCTCAACCCTTCAATGTGAACGCCGTTTATGGCGACGGCAAAGGCAGATGGGCAGGGGTGCTGTGGATGGAAGAAGAAATGGCCCGCCGCGCGGCGGGCTGGGAAAAGATCAAGATCCAGGATGTGATGTGGGCCGTTCGTACCGAAAGGCTGACTGGTGACGCCGCCGGATATGGTCAAGTCGTCCCTCTCGTCAGGACGGACCACAATCAGCTTCGCTTGCTTTGGCACACGCAAGTGGGGGCCGTCGCGGCGCCCTTCGTACCGGTTTTCATGGGCGTCACGAGCATACCCGAGGAATTCAGGATGCACCGCTATCTGACCGACCGGGAAGCAGCGCGCTGTTACGACACCCGCGAGATCAACCGGCGTAACGAGATCTCCGCGGTCCCGCAAGGTATAGAATCGACCAGATCCGCGACCCAGGTATTCAAGAGATTGCAAAACCTGATGTTTGCCAACAGCCAATCCTTCCTGCCCGAGGTCAAAGAGCTTTGGGAAGCCTATGAGACGGATCTGCTGCAAGCCAGCGCTCTTGTCATCGCGTCCGCGAGGGAGTTGTTGCGGGCCGACCGAACAGACTTGGCAGAACATTATCTGACCTATTTCAGTTGCAACGAGTTGGTGAAGGCGCTTGAGGTCGCAGAATCCCTCGCCAAGAGCCTGGAGGTCCGGACAAGATTCCTGTTCGGTATAAGCTCGGACGCCACTCCCGTCGGGCCTGCCCAGATATGGTAG